Proteins encoded within one genomic window of Arachis ipaensis cultivar K30076 chromosome B08, Araip1.1, whole genome shotgun sequence:
- the LOC107610760 gene encoding uncharacterized protein LOC107610760 translates to MQKQNLGKDSSSQTGSVSQIYDEFCPILLNQFKSRDYTKFETFDASLDEFYSKIESQRSEQQQKAKENSAAQKLNKIRQDQENRVHTLRKEADHCVKMAELIEYNLEDVDAAILAVHVALAKEILGLELAGISPVLYGRNDQLHIFNNKFKAIHSWAFTEFSSAAADSIHSDEDQLKIEEIVTEMGGLLHAKASLDLNFVIALGLAYQQLGRYTAAIKVPSVWVPLKSSG, encoded by the exons ATGCAGAAACAAAATTTGGGAAAGGATTCTTCCTCTCAAACAGGAAGTGTTAGCCAG ATTTATGACGAGTTCTGCCCAATCTTACTCAACCAGTTTAAGTCAAGGGATTACACAAAATTTGAGACATTTGATGCTTCCTTGGATGAGTTCTACAGCAAAATTGAGAGCCAAAGGTCTGAACAACAGCAGAAAGCCAAAGAAAACTCAGCTGCTCAGAAGCTGAATAAAATACGCCAGGATCAG GAAAATCGAGTGCACACATTGAGGAAAGAAGCTGATCACTGTGTTAAAATGGCAGAATTGATAGAATACAACTTAGAAGATGTGGATGCTGCTATATTAGCTGTTCATGTAGCTCTTGCAAAGG AAATTCTGGGATTGGAGCTGGCAGGAATTAGCCCTGTATTATATGGCAGAAATGATCAATTACATATATTCAATAACAAATTCAAAGCTATTCATAGTTGGGCATTCACAG AGTTTTCTTCTGCTGCAGCAGATTCCATTCATTCAGATGAAGATCag cttaagatagaagaGATTGTGACTGAAATGGGTGGTCTTCTACATGCTAAAGCATCACTGGATTTGAACTTTGTCATT GCTTTGGGCCTTGCTTATCAGCAATTGGGAAGGTATACTGCAGCCATAAAGGTACCTTCTGTTTGGGTTCCTCTTAAATCTTCTGGATGA